Proteins encoded in a region of the Diabrotica virgifera virgifera chromosome 4, PGI_DIABVI_V3a genome:
- the LOC126883528 gene encoding uncharacterized protein LOC126883528 yields the protein MKLYILAAVFCAVASAAKNNQQYTTPVPILKQIDKHNEDGSYSYGYEAADGTFKIETKYPNGEVYGKYGYIDDTGALREVEYGASRRGFEPAGNEIQVAPPTLNSNSPNARPLAPNEEDDGQYREDPAAYYQDDPYVQRQQSQPQQRPAPRYRPESAYRQEPEPFEPFEPEIVRPNYRPQTSYRPQPAYRPQPAYRPQPAYRPQPAYKPQSYYRTDPEPEPLPAPRYQPQPAYRPQSNFGFQNDNNNYNPAPSWNSNPSWNNNPSYNAPQPNGPVWTGHPAQNVDINTGSYTVQYKR from the exons ATTCTAGCAGCGGTCTTCTGCGCCGTAGCTTCTGCAGCCAAAAACAACCAACAATACACTACCCCCGTACCGATCCTTAAGCAGATCGACAAGCATAACGAAGATGGCAGCTACAGCTACGGGTACGAAGCAGCTGATGGAACATTCAAAATCGAAACGAAGTATCCTAATGGCGAAGTTTACGGCAAATATGGATACATCGACGATACTGGAGCATTACGTGAAGTCGAATATGGTGCCAGTAGAAGAGGTTTCGAACCCGCTGGAAATGAAATACAG gtCGCTCCACCTACTCTAAATTCCAACTCGCCAAATGCCCGACCTCTGGCTCCAAATGAAGAAGATGATGGACAGTACAGGGAAGATCCTGCGGCATATTACCAAGACGATCCCTATGTCCAACGACAGCAATCTCAGCCTCAACAAAGGCCAGCTCCCAGGTATAGACCCGAATCAGCATACAGACAAGAACCTGAACCTTTCGAACCATTTGAGCCTGAAATAGTAAGACCAAATTACAGGCCACAAACTTCATACAGACCACAACCAGCTTACAGACCACAACCAGCTTATAGACCACAACCAGCTTACAGACCGCAACCAGCTTACAAACCTCAAAGCTATTACAGAACCGATCCAGAACCTGAACCTCTACCTGCTCCAAGGTATCAGCCACAACCTGCTTATAGACCGCAGTCAAACTTTGGATTCCAAAACGATAACAACAACTACAACCCTGCTCCAAGTTGGAACAGCAATCCAAGTTGGAACAACAACCCTAGTTATAACGCTCCCCAACCAAACGGTCCTGTCTGGACGGGCCACCCAGCGCAGAACGTGGATATTAACACTGGGTCTTACACAGTTCAGTATAAAAGATAA